DNA from Candidatus Omnitrophota bacterium:
CGCATGCTCTCCGAAAAGCTCTCGTGTCGGCACAAAGTTCCCGCTCACCGCCCATCGTTGTCCCCAACTCTTGAGCCCCAATCCAACGGAGGAATCCAGACTGCTGGTGCTATTCGGATTCAAACTCTCATGCATGCGCTCGCTCGCCGCTTCCCGCATCCGGCGCACAACCCCGCTCTCCTGGACTGAAGGAGCAAAGACTGCACCCGAAACATCCTGAAAACTGTAAGCCTGCACGTCCAATGCCAAGTGGCTGCCTGCCACGCTTCCCAAATTGACTTCCACAGTCTCGCGCTGTTCTTCGAGTGCGTCGCTCGCATCGGAAAGACTCGTCAACATCCATGACGGTGCTTGGAGCCGGTTCGAGGGACTGTGCTGGGGCTTAGGCACCCTAGGTCCTTCGAGCTCGGACAGAGGAAGGAACAGCGAAGGCTCATACCGCGTTTCAGTTGAGGCCCGTGCAATACGCGGATGGCGGACAATTGTACTTGAACCCACCTGCTCTACAACTGAAGGTTCCAGAGCAGGCGAGTTAAGAGTATTGCTGGAGGACGAAAGTAATTCCGGTGAAAGAGATGCGCAATCCGCGAATTTGGCCAGAATAGGCGGACTGGAAGTAAATGCAGCGGACCCATGGACTGACTGAAATCCCAGGGTAATGCCGGATATAAGGAAAAGAACCCCGAAAAACCGGAGCCTCTTAAGATATGTCTCTGGGTGATGAGCCACTGTAAATCCTTTTCATCACCACAGACGCCACTAATTCCCCACAACCGTTTTACACCAAGCCCAGGGCTTTGTCTACGTGGGAAAATAAAAAAGTGATTGTCTGGCTCAGAACAAGACAAATAGGCTTCAAATATGTAACATTACTCTCAGCAACATGTTGCGATAAAAACAAAGCACAGCGGTCTTGATATCAAAGAAGACCAAGGCAACCGGCCTCAACACCGTGGCACTGCCGGATTCTGCCACTGTGCCTACAAAAACCGCCAATCCCCAGGCAAGACAAAAGAATAGCGCGTCCATCAAAAAGCCTTTTGTGGTATATAGTGCTTAGATATGACGCTCAAAGTCCTCTCCCCATTCCTGATTCTTTTCCTGGCCAATCCCGCCATCCAGCCCGCAACTGCGCAAGAAACACCCTTACAGATCGTCGAGTTCGTGAACGGCCGGGCTGTTCAGACCAGAGTCGAGGCCCAAATTGCCTATACCGCCAAGGAGCGTTACCAGGGGCTTAGCGGCCGGGAGTTTTTGGACGAGGGCCAGGGCATGATCTTTGTCTACGACGCGGAACAGTTCGCCACCTTCACAATGCGCGGAATGCAGTTTGCAATCGACATGATTTTTGTGAAGAGTTCCGGCAAGGTTGCCGGCATTGTGCATGAGGCCACACCCTGCCGGGAAGAACCCTGCCCTACTTACCGCTCTCCTGAAAAAATTCGCTGGGTTTTGGAAGTGCCGGCCGGATATGCCGCTGCCAATGGGATCACCTCCGAA
Protein-coding regions in this window:
- a CDS encoding DUF192 domain-containing protein; the encoded protein is MTLKVLSPFLILFLANPAIQPATAQETPLQIVEFVNGRAVQTRVEAQIAYTAKERYQGLSGREFLDEGQGMIFVYDAEQFATFTMRGMQFAIDMIFVKSSGKVAGIVHEATPCREEPCPTYRSPEKIRWVLEVPAGYAAANGITSESQMVLAEFSK